A DNA window from Camelina sativa cultivar DH55 chromosome 17, Cs, whole genome shotgun sequence contains the following coding sequences:
- the LOC104756734 gene encoding uncharacterized protein LOC104756734, with protein sequence MEVAFPSSPPANYIGDERLTTEITMDFTKLGFSEEQQDIKKLERSWSQLEESVEFNDEEDQEDDEDEEEEEFSFVCVINAEGSPITADEAFEDGQIRPVFPLFNRDLLFDYENADRQNDDVSVTDDNNRPRLRKLFVEDRNGDGNGDETTKESLGPYCSWSGGTVAEASPETCRKSNSTGFSKLWRFRDLVSRSNSDGRDAFVFLNNKNNNVGDNKSRTQSSSSSTVVAEKNKGKEKTSTSSEKKKKKMEKSAHEKLYMRNRAMKEEVKHRSYLPYKQVGFFTNVNGLSRNIHPF encoded by the coding sequence ATGGAGGTCGCTTTCCCATCTTCACCGCCGGCGAATTACATCGGCGACGAAAGATTAACAACAGAGATTACCATGGATTTCACCAAATTAGGATTTTCAGAAGAACAAcaagatattaaaaaacttGAGAGATCATGGAGTCAACTTGAAGAATCCGTCGAGTTCAACGacgaagaagatcaagaagatgatgaagatgaagaagaagaagagttctcTTTCGTTTGTGTAATAAACGCGGAAGGATCTCCGATAACTGCAGATGAAGCTTTCGAAGATGGTCAGATCCGTCCTGTGTTTCCTCTCTTCAACCGTGACCTCCTCTTCGATTACGAAAACGCCGATCGtcaaaacgacgacgtttctGTCACCGACGATAATAACAGACCGCGGTTAAGAAAGTTATTCGTCGAGGATCGTAACGGTGACGGTAACGGAGACGAGACGACGAAAGAATCTTTGGGACCGTATTGTTCTTGGTCAGGTGGGACGGTCGCGGAAGCGTCGCCGGAGACTTGCCGGAAAAGTAACTCGACGGGATTCTCGAAGCTTTGGAGATTTAGAGATCTTGTTTCGAGAAGTAACAGTGATGGAAGAGACGCgtttgttttcttgaataaTAAGAACAACAACGTCGGTGACAACAAGTCTCGGACtcagtcgtcgtcgtcgtctacGGTGGTGGCGGAGAAGAATAAGGGGAAGGAGAAAACGTCAACGtcgtcggagaagaagaagaagaagatggagaagtcGGCGCATGAGAAGCTGTACATGAGAAACAGAGCGATGAAGGAAGAAGTGAAACACAGATCGTACCTTCCGTACAAACAAGTTGGGTTCTTCACTAATGTGAATGGTCTTAGCCGAAATATTCATCCTTTCTGA